One stretch of Pigmentiphaga aceris DNA includes these proteins:
- a CDS encoding methyl-accepting chemotaxis protein, with translation MKISVRLTIMVLVATLGLAAFATVALVSLRQAMMSERQASISLLVKLAAQQIDSFRALEKSGQLSRADAQLRAREAVRGLRDGDNFVFVRNIADNMLMVHRDPKREGTIDPGSKQPDGRTTSQVYLDALKAAGGDSATVNIAAKHPLTGEMEDKVNGLYRIADWNWLIGFGLYVDDIEAAFWKYATLFAAAGLVAVLLVACIAFAMARSITRQLGGEPAYAVQVARDIANGDLRQAPQLHGRPDSLLGVMAQMQISLRQMIETIQHSAHSLAQASTQLISQIKQISDASVQSSDATSSTAAAIEQMSVSVDQISANARETRDSANESASVAQEGEHLINDVSQEIEGVSRQIGASSVLIGELANRTREIGSIANVIKEIAGQTNLLALNASIEAARAGEHGRGFAVVADEVRNLAERTAKATSEINDMLDRIQNETGSVVQSMEAITPQVGRSVSKAGEAAESMKRINAASNAVLGHIHDVAHATSEQSAAGASIAANVERIASMVEASVTATRAANDNVAALENLANGLRDSVSRFKLA, from the coding sequence ATGAAAATCTCTGTCCGCCTGACCATCATGGTCTTGGTTGCCACGCTCGGACTGGCGGCATTCGCCACCGTCGCCCTGGTTTCGCTGCGCCAGGCCATGATGAGCGAACGCCAAGCGTCAATCAGCTTGCTGGTCAAGCTGGCCGCCCAGCAGATCGACAGTTTCCGTGCCCTGGAAAAGTCCGGCCAATTGAGCCGGGCCGATGCCCAACTGCGCGCACGTGAGGCGGTACGCGGACTGCGCGACGGCGACAACTTCGTATTTGTGCGCAATATTGCCGACAACATGCTGATGGTCCACCGCGACCCCAAGCGGGAAGGCACCATCGACCCGGGCAGCAAACAACCCGACGGCCGCACCACCAGCCAGGTGTATCTGGACGCCTTGAAGGCAGCCGGTGGCGACAGCGCCACGGTCAATATCGCCGCCAAACACCCCTTGACGGGTGAAATGGAAGACAAGGTCAACGGCCTGTACCGTATCGCCGACTGGAACTGGCTGATCGGCTTTGGTCTGTATGTTGACGACATCGAAGCCGCATTCTGGAAATACGCCACCCTCTTCGCCGCAGCCGGCCTGGTGGCCGTGCTGCTGGTGGCCTGTATTGCCTTTGCCATGGCGCGCAGCATCACCCGCCAACTGGGCGGCGAACCGGCCTATGCCGTGCAGGTAGCCCGCGACATCGCCAACGGCGACCTGCGCCAGGCCCCGCAACTGCACGGCCGCCCAGACAGCCTGCTAGGCGTGATGGCACAAATGCAGATCAGCCTGCGCCAGATGATCGAAACCATCCAGCACAGCGCCCATTCGCTTGCCCAGGCCAGCACCCAGCTGATTTCGCAGATCAAGCAGATCAGCGATGCATCGGTGCAGTCTTCAGACGCCACCTCGTCAACCGCCGCCGCCATCGAACAGATGTCGGTCAGCGTGGACCAGATTTCCGCCAACGCGCGCGAAACCCGCGACAGCGCCAACGAATCGGCCTCGGTCGCGCAGGAAGGCGAACATTTGATCAATGACGTCTCACAGGAAATCGAAGGCGTGTCGCGCCAGATTGGTGCATCGTCGGTATTGATCGGCGAACTGGCCAATCGCACGCGCGAGATCGGTAGCATTGCCAATGTCATCAAGGAAATCGCCGGGCAGACCAATCTGCTGGCACTGAACGCGTCGATCGAAGCGGCGCGCGCAGGCGAACATGGCCGTGGTTTTGCCGTGGTGGCCGACGAAGTACGCAACCTGGCCGAACGCACGGCCAAGGCTACGTCTGAGATCAACGACATGCTGGATCGCATCCAGAATGAAACCGGGTCGGTGGTGCAGAGCATGGAAGCGATCACGCCGCAGGTCGGCCGCAGCGTGTCCAAAGCCGGCGAGGCAGCGGAGTCGATGAAGCGCATCAATGCAGCATCGAATGCGGTTCTCGGGCATATTCACGACGTTGCGCACGCCACGTCGGAACAAAGCGCAGCGGGTGCCAGCATTGCCGCCAACGTGGAACGCATTGCCAGCATGGTGGAAGCCTCGGTTACCGCCACGCGCGCAGCCAATGACAACGTTGCCGCGCTGGAAAACCTGGCCAATGGACTGCGCGACTCGGTGTCGCGCTTCAAGCTGGCCTGA
- a CDS encoding biotin--[acetyl-CoA-carboxylase] ligase — translation MPAFFSPLVLPAPADLARQVRAALPLQAEVVWSSETGSTNADVQARLRARDLSADNQLILHGAHMQNAGRGRAGRAFQTQPGDALLMSAGFRLRLPLATMPALSIVSGLAACMAMASTLPSPEGLKLKWPNDLLWQDAKLSGVLVESVMLGPVTEGCADVGVVIGMGTNLRGADAMSAYLGRAIADWQQTGGSQDACELVCTIALAWHAAVQRFVTGGLDGFLEDFARYDALLGRPVRVIDGERLLFEGNAAGLDPSGRLRVLTAQGEQLVTVGDVSVRAQTSPSNTGVTGATQ, via the coding sequence ATGCCCGCTTTTTTTTCCCCCCTGGTTCTGCCAGCGCCAGCCGATCTAGCCCGCCAGGTGCGCGCAGCCTTGCCGCTGCAGGCCGAGGTCGTCTGGTCTTCAGAGACCGGTTCCACCAACGCCGATGTGCAGGCGCGTCTGCGCGCCCGCGACCTGTCGGCCGACAACCAGCTGATTCTGCATGGCGCGCATATGCAGAACGCGGGGCGTGGCCGCGCAGGACGTGCGTTTCAGACCCAGCCCGGTGATGCCTTGTTGATGTCCGCAGGATTCCGGCTGCGTCTGCCCTTGGCTACGATGCCTGCACTGTCGATCGTCAGCGGGCTGGCGGCCTGCATGGCGATGGCGTCAACCCTGCCGTCGCCAGAAGGCTTGAAGCTGAAGTGGCCGAACGACTTGCTGTGGCAGGACGCCAAGCTGTCGGGCGTACTGGTGGAAAGTGTCATGCTGGGCCCGGTGACCGAGGGCTGCGCCGACGTGGGCGTGGTGATAGGCATGGGCACCAACCTGCGCGGTGCCGACGCCATGTCGGCCTACCTGGGACGGGCGATTGCCGATTGGCAGCAGACGGGTGGCTCCCAGGACGCCTGTGAGCTGGTCTGCACCATCGCGTTGGCCTGGCATGCCGCCGTGCAGCGTTTTGTCACCGGGGGTCTGGACGGATTTCTGGAAGACTTTGCCCGCTACGACGCCTTGCTGGGCCGCCCGGTACGGGTGATCGACGGCGAGCGACTGCTTTTCGAGGGCAATGCTGCGGGTCTGGACCCCAGCGGCCGCCTGCGGGTCTTGACCGCGCAAGGTGAGCAATTGGTGACTGTGGGCGATGTGTCGGTGCGCGCCCAGACTTCCCCGTCGAATACCGGGGTTACCGGAGCCACGCAATGA
- a CDS encoding type III pantothenate kinase produces the protein MMLLLDSGNSRLKVALVCQDAAGVWQYAAEPVALTHDAVETELPTWVAERLAERLAEPSPAGLAAHVATQATASLALTGSLQGAIGVNVAGPQAAERIARALLPCGIGSIDWQIPGDATLGLRNGYRVPTQLGSDRWMGLVGIWTSVDVQTAPASGQQPRQLVNFGTATTVDTISPDGVFVGGLIVPGWNLMRDALAQRTAQLPTAAGSVLDFPADTHDAITSGSAAAQAGAVLRQWMIARARFGAPPALYITGGASDAVIAEIAQLLALTGVLVPLHRVAHPVLDGLRAVLRQRANHAIGA, from the coding sequence ATGATGCTGCTACTCGATAGCGGCAACAGCCGGCTCAAGGTGGCGCTGGTTTGTCAGGATGCGGCGGGCGTGTGGCAATACGCCGCCGAGCCGGTTGCGCTGACCCACGATGCAGTGGAAACCGAATTGCCGACATGGGTGGCGGAACGGTTGGCTGAGCGGTTGGCCGAGCCGTCACCAGCAGGATTGGCCGCACACGTTGCTACACAAGCCACCGCTTCTCTTGCCTTGACCGGATCATTGCAAGGGGCCATTGGCGTGAACGTTGCCGGCCCGCAGGCTGCCGAGCGCATTGCGCGCGCGCTGTTGCCCTGCGGAATCGGCAGCATCGATTGGCAGATACCGGGCGACGCGACGCTGGGACTGCGCAATGGCTATCGCGTCCCGACCCAGCTGGGCTCGGACCGCTGGATGGGGCTGGTGGGTATCTGGACATCCGTGGATGTGCAGACTGCACCGGCAAGCGGCCAGCAGCCTCGCCAGTTGGTGAACTTCGGCACCGCCACCACCGTGGACACGATTTCCCCTGATGGCGTGTTTGTCGGCGGGTTGATCGTGCCCGGCTGGAACCTGATGCGCGATGCGCTGGCGCAACGCACTGCGCAGTTGCCCACCGCCGCAGGCAGTGTGCTGGACTTCCCTGCCGACACCCACGACGCGATTACATCGGGCAGTGCAGCAGCGCAAGCGGGTGCCGTGTTGCGCCAGTGGATGATTGCGCGCGCCCGCTTCGGTGCCCCGCCTGCGCTATATATAACGGGGGGTGCATCCGATGCAGTGATTGCCGAGATCGCGCAGTTGCTGGCGTTGACCGGGGTGCTTGTCCCCCTTCACCGCGTGGCCCACCCGGTGCTCGACGGCCTGCGCGCAGTGCTTCGACAGCGGGCCAATCACGCGATTGGCGCATGA
- a CDS encoding MlaE family ABC transporter permease — protein sequence MSPPPLSPLVAIRWQSDADRRTCILAGDWTVHALARRGEVAARRRTLGDFKDDTAWDLSGITTLDALGALLLWRHWGQRLPATLTAPPVWLAVFDILASQPISPAPPVTREWLAPVRQLGDGLFAAMSHGRDLLLLLGQLILDLGGLLARPHRGPWREISAQLYQAGARALLITALVGFLIGVVLSFLSAQQLRMFGADLLIVKLLGVSIVRELGPLLAAILVAGRSGSAITAQIGVMRLTQELDAMQVMGISHGQRLILPRVVALAIAMPLLVVWTDAMALLGGALAAYVQLNLQPAYFFQALPRAVSAANYWLGVGKGVAFGGLIALVACHFGLRIQPNTDSLGRGTTASVVTAITGVILADAVFAILFRSVGLL from the coding sequence ATGTCGCCACCGCCTCTGTCGCCGCTTGTCGCGATTCGCTGGCAATCAGACGCTGATCGTCGCACCTGCATTTTGGCCGGTGACTGGACGGTGCATGCGCTCGCCCGTCGCGGCGAAGTTGCCGCGCGCCGCCGGACGCTGGGCGATTTCAAGGACGATACCGCCTGGGACTTGTCAGGCATCACCACCCTGGATGCCCTGGGCGCGCTGCTGCTGTGGCGGCACTGGGGTCAGCGCCTGCCGGCTACCTTGACGGCTCCGCCCGTGTGGCTGGCCGTCTTCGACATTCTGGCGAGCCAGCCGATATCGCCCGCGCCGCCCGTTACCCGGGAATGGCTGGCTCCTGTGCGCCAGCTGGGCGACGGCCTGTTTGCCGCCATGTCGCATGGGCGTGATCTGCTGCTGCTGCTGGGGCAATTGATACTCGATCTGGGCGGTTTGCTGGCACGGCCACATCGTGGCCCCTGGCGGGAAATTTCGGCCCAGTTGTATCAGGCAGGCGCGCGTGCGCTGCTGATCACGGCCTTGGTGGGGTTCCTGATCGGCGTGGTGCTGTCCTTCCTGTCGGCCCAGCAGTTGCGCATGTTCGGGGCCGACCTGCTGATCGTGAAACTGCTGGGTGTGTCGATCGTGCGCGAACTTGGCCCGCTATTGGCGGCCATTCTGGTGGCGGGCCGATCCGGGTCGGCGATCACCGCACAGATCGGCGTGATGCGGCTGACCCAGGAACTCGACGCCATGCAGGTCATGGGCATCTCCCACGGCCAGCGGCTGATTCTGCCCCGGGTGGTGGCGCTGGCGATCGCCATGCCCTTGCTGGTGGTGTGGACCGACGCCATGGCCTTATTGGGCGGTGCGCTGGCGGCCTACGTGCAGTTGAATCTGCAACCTGCCTACTTCTTCCAGGCCTTGCCGCGCGCGGTGTCTGCCGCCAACTACTGGCTGGGGGTAGGCAAGGGCGTGGCCTTCGGTGGCCTGATCGCACTGGTAGCCTGCCATTTCGGCCTGCGCATTCAGCCCAATACCGACAGCCTGGGGCGCGGCACCACCGCTTCGGTGGTGACCGCCATCACCGGGGTGATCCTGGCCGACGCGGTGTTTGCCATCCTGTTCCGCTCGGTGGGCTTGTTATGA
- a CDS encoding sodium:solute symporter family protein: MVIGFVALYLLASVAVGLYATKWVKNSSDYAMASRALPLYMVVTTTFATWFGSELVLGVSSVFIQKGISGVVEDPFGASLCLVVVGLFFAGRLYKLNLLTIGSYYRERYGTVVEILMSVVIILSYLGWVAAQVKALGLVFHMLAPDLFSQEMGMIIGIIIVLVHTMFGGMWSVAITDFLQMIVVVVGLIAIAWIATGMVGGIDVVMAQASSRDLLKPPSLATPHDALFFFAALVTMMFGSIPQQDVYQRVMSANNVDSARRGPIIGGICYLLFAFVPMYIAVSAFTIMPEEVKTLLADDPQKVLPNLILGHMPVIAQVFFFGALLSAIMSTASATLLAPSTTFAENILRHFRPNMNDKQFLFSLRASMVAFTACVLVFALHSTDSIYEMVAGAYTVTLVGAFIPLVFGLYWKRATTQGALLSAILGTAAWLTCKMLWAEAFPPALAGLLTGLVAMVLGSLLPQVLRTRVKPSLHPAI; this comes from the coding sequence ATGGTCATTGGGTTTGTTGCGCTATATCTGTTGGCCTCGGTCGCCGTTGGCCTCTACGCCACCAAGTGGGTGAAAAACTCGTCTGACTACGCAATGGCCAGCCGCGCGCTGCCCTTGTATATGGTGGTCACGACCACCTTCGCGACCTGGTTCGGTTCCGAACTGGTGCTGGGCGTGTCGTCGGTATTCATCCAGAAAGGCATTTCCGGGGTGGTCGAAGACCCGTTCGGTGCCTCGCTGTGTCTGGTGGTGGTCGGCCTGTTCTTCGCCGGTCGGCTCTACAAACTCAATCTGCTGACCATTGGCTCCTACTACCGCGAGCGTTACGGCACCGTGGTGGAAATCCTGATGAGCGTGGTGATCATTCTGTCCTACCTGGGCTGGGTCGCAGCCCAGGTCAAGGCGCTGGGACTGGTCTTTCACATGCTGGCACCCGACCTGTTCTCACAGGAAATGGGCATGATCATCGGCATCATCATCGTGCTGGTGCACACCATGTTCGGCGGCATGTGGTCGGTGGCCATCACCGACTTCCTGCAGATGATCGTGGTGGTGGTCGGCCTGATCGCGATTGCCTGGATCGCCACCGGCATGGTCGGCGGCATCGACGTGGTGATGGCGCAAGCCAGCAGCCGGGACCTGCTCAAGCCGCCGTCGCTGGCAACGCCACACGATGCGCTGTTCTTCTTTGCTGCGCTTGTGACAATGATGTTCGGGTCGATTCCCCAGCAGGACGTCTATCAGCGCGTCATGTCGGCCAACAACGTGGATTCCGCGCGTCGCGGCCCCATCATCGGCGGCATCTGCTACCTGCTGTTCGCCTTCGTGCCGATGTACATCGCGGTATCGGCGTTCACCATCATGCCCGAAGAGGTCAAGACGCTGCTGGCCGATGACCCGCAGAAGGTGCTGCCGAACCTGATTCTTGGCCACATGCCGGTGATTGCGCAGGTGTTCTTCTTTGGTGCCTTGCTGTCGGCCATCATGTCGACCGCCTCGGCCACCTTGCTGGCTCCGTCGACCACCTTCGCCGAAAACATCTTGCGTCACTTCCGCCCGAACATGAACGACAAGCAGTTCCTGTTCTCGCTGCGCGCCTCGATGGTGGCATTCACGGCCTGCGTGCTGGTGTTCGCCCTGCATTCCACCGACAGCATCTATGAGATGGTGGCCGGTGCCTATACGGTTACGCTGGTGGGTGCCTTCATTCCGCTGGTGTTCGGCCTGTACTGGAAGCGCGCCACCACCCAGGGGGCTTTGCTGTCGGCCATTCTGGGCACCGCCGCCTGGCTGACGTGCAAGATGCTGTGGGCGGAGGCCTTCCCGCCAGCGCTTGCCGGCCTGCTTACGGGGCTGGTCGCCATGGTGCTGGGCAGCCTGCTGCCGCAGGTGCTGCGCACCCGTGTGAAACCCTCGCTGCACCCCGCCATCTGA
- a CDS encoding SPOR domain-containing protein, translated as MRVVFVVFLLANVLLLAFGRQWLGIAPPAQSGRDPERITQQVRPDAIRLGTPVDVDGLGVKTAAAAATVSAPPAPVPPPRTTVTPVPTPPEPAPAITPVADTQTAALVAPATPAATPAMQIATTAAPVPACMEWGSFADTELAQALVWLSARFPQLTVNTRRGEEAQSWMVRIPPLRNAAAAQARAASLRQQGIEDVFVFQDPGPNQHAVSLGLFRSEEGARRFMESLNSKRVAGAQLVARSNVRTWLTLRPVSAQVRDGLEAGRSSFPTHTLRECQA; from the coding sequence ATGCGTGTGGTTTTTGTGGTGTTTCTGCTTGCCAATGTGCTGTTGCTTGCCTTCGGGCGGCAGTGGCTGGGCATCGCACCGCCTGCACAATCGGGGCGCGATCCAGAACGGATAACGCAACAGGTGCGCCCGGATGCGATTCGCCTGGGCACACCGGTCGATGTCGATGGGCTTGGCGTGAAGACCGCTGCGGCGGCAGCCACCGTTTCCGCTCCGCCCGCCCCTGTGCCGCCCCCCCGCACCACGGTTACCCCCGTCCCGACACCGCCTGAACCCGCACCGGCGATTACACCGGTTGCCGACACACAAACGGCGGCGCTAGTTGCGCCTGCGACACCTGCCGCAACACCCGCCATGCAGATCGCCACCACAGCCGCCCCCGTTCCGGCCTGCATGGAATGGGGCAGCTTTGCCGATACCGAATTGGCTCAGGCCTTGGTCTGGCTGTCAGCCCGCTTCCCGCAACTGACGGTCAACACCCGACGCGGCGAGGAAGCGCAGTCGTGGATGGTGCGTATTCCGCCGCTGCGCAACGCCGCCGCCGCACAGGCGCGTGCCGCATCCTTGCGTCAGCAAGGGATCGAAGATGTGTTTGTGTTCCAGGACCCGGGCCCCAACCAGCATGCGGTGTCGCTGGGCTTGTTCCGGTCCGAAGAAGGTGCACGGCGCTTCATGGAGTCGCTGAACTCCAAGCGCGTGGCTGGCGCACAGCTGGTGGCACGTTCGAATGTGCGTACCTGGCTGACCCTGCGGCCGGTATCGGCACAAGTGCGCGACGGGCTGGAAGCGGGCCGCAGCAGCTTCCCGACCCACACGCTGCGAGAATGCCAGGCCTGA
- a CDS encoding MlaD family protein, which translates to MENRSHALIAGLFTLALLIAAVMAGLWFGRDRVERVPLVLVAEGGVGGLLPQAAVRFRGMAVGRVDTIGFDPKNTGRILVNVQVLPTTPVTAATWARMAQQGVTGLAFIELDDDGSKPERLSSTADAPVYVPLRPGPLDEIMKRGANILAGLEKTLGQVNQVLDGDNRDAIRRTLDDVSLAARSLRQTSEQLGPVVAEIAPTMREVRKTVAQAGQAAANAGQTANDVSALTRSVKQVTDGLALPGGPLDQATRTMAELSWAASRLAGDTLPRINNLATEGARAATTVERAARAVGDSPRSVLFGNTPQPGPGEPGFPGFGANPAPRGNR; encoded by the coding sequence ATGGAAAATCGCAGCCATGCGCTGATCGCCGGATTATTCACGCTTGCCTTGCTGATTGCTGCGGTAATGGCTGGCTTGTGGTTTGGTCGCGACCGCGTCGAACGGGTGCCGCTGGTGCTGGTGGCCGAAGGTGGCGTCGGGGGCTTGTTGCCCCAGGCGGCCGTGCGCTTTCGGGGTATGGCGGTGGGGCGGGTCGATACGATCGGCTTCGATCCCAAAAATACCGGGCGAATTCTGGTGAATGTGCAGGTGCTGCCCACCACCCCGGTAACCGCCGCGACCTGGGCGCGCATGGCGCAGCAGGGTGTAACGGGCCTGGCCTTCATCGAGCTGGATGACGACGGCAGCAAACCCGAGCGGCTGAGCAGCACCGCCGACGCGCCGGTTTACGTGCCGCTGCGCCCTGGGCCGCTGGACGAAATCATGAAACGCGGCGCGAACATTCTGGCTGGCCTGGAAAAGACCTTGGGTCAGGTCAATCAGGTGCTGGACGGCGACAACCGCGATGCCATCCGCCGCACGCTGGATGACGTGTCACTGGCTGCGCGCAGCCTGCGCCAGACCAGCGAACAGCTTGGCCCGGTGGTGGCCGAGATCGCGCCGACCATGCGCGAAGTGCGCAAGACCGTGGCCCAGGCCGGTCAGGCTGCCGCCAACGCCGGGCAGACGGCCAACGACGTGTCGGCCCTGACGCGCAGCGTCAAGCAAGTGACCGACGGACTGGCTTTGCCGGGTGGCCCGCTGGATCAGGCAACCCGCACCATGGCCGAACTGAGCTGGGCGGCGTCGCGCCTGGCTGGCGATACGCTGCCCCGCATCAATAACCTGGCAACCGAAGGCGCGCGCGCCGCGACCACGGTCGAGCGCGCGGCACGCGCGGTTGGCGATTCGCCGCGCTCGGTACTGTTCGGCAACACCCCGCAACCCGGCCCGGGCGAACCCGGCTTCCCGGGTTTCGGTGCTAATCCTGCTCCGCGAGGCAATCGATGA
- the rfaE2 gene encoding D-glycero-beta-D-manno-heptose 1-phosphate adenylyltransferase encodes MSARFESKILSRDALLAQASQWPRPLVFTNGVFDILHRGHVTYLDAAAQLGGTLVVAINSDASARRLGKGPDRPLNNEDDRAALLAAMACVGAVCFFDEDTPEAVIGALKPDLIVKGGDYDMERLPETALVRSWGGDAVAIPFEHARSTTKLVQKIRGAQ; translated from the coding sequence ATGTCTGCCCGTTTTGAATCCAAGATTTTGTCTCGCGACGCCTTGCTGGCCCAGGCCAGCCAGTGGCCGCGTCCGCTGGTGTTCACCAACGGCGTGTTCGACATCCTGCATCGCGGGCATGTGACCTATCTGGATGCGGCGGCACAGTTGGGCGGCACGCTGGTGGTGGCGATCAATTCCGATGCATCGGCGCGCAGGCTGGGCAAGGGGCCGGACCGGCCGCTGAACAACGAGGATGATCGTGCTGCCTTGCTGGCGGCAATGGCCTGCGTGGGGGCGGTGTGCTTCTTTGACGAAGACACGCCCGAAGCCGTGATCGGTGCCCTGAAGCCCGATCTGATCGTCAAAGGCGGTGATTACGACATGGAACGTCTGCCGGAAACCGCGCTGGTTCGCAGCTGGGGCGGGGATGCGGTGGCAATTCCGTTTGAGCACGCCCGTTCCACCACCAAGCTGGTGCAGAAGATTCGGGGTGCGCAATAA
- a CDS encoding methyl-accepting chemotaxis protein: MKISTRLAIMVIAAALGLVAFAGAALFSLRTAMLEERRDSVEQSVKMAGNLIDAYRAREKSGEFNQADAQSRATDAIRALRDGRNFMFVRRMSDSMVLVHLDPKREGTFDPGSKQPDGRTTGQMFIDAVKQTGGKFTYVNVMSGNSATGAMVPQLVGIQQVPEWNWLLGTSLNTQDVETEFWRYAFGFGIGGLIALLVIGGIAFSMARSISRQLGGEPAYAVMVVREIANGDLSRVPRAKVRPDSLLGSMVQMQANLRQMIATIKQGSVSLSAASSQLSAQMTQINHASVQSSEATASTAAAIEQMAVSVDQISNNARETRESAVSSATAATEGEHLINDVSQEIEGVANQIASSSTLIGQLAKRTHDIGSIANVIKEIAGQTNLLALNASIEAARAGEHGRGFAVVADEVRNLAERTTKATAEIDTMLDRIQQDTGSVVQSMEDITPQVGRSVSKAGAAADALKRINTASSEALEHIHDVANATSEQSLASANIAANVERIAVMVEESVAATRAANDNVIALDSLATDLQNAVSRFKLP, encoded by the coding sequence ATGAAAATATCTACTCGATTGGCCATCATGGTCATCGCAGCAGCACTTGGCCTGGTGGCCTTTGCCGGCGCAGCCCTGTTTTCGCTGCGCACAGCGATGCTGGAAGAGCGTCGAGACTCGGTCGAACAAAGCGTCAAGATGGCGGGCAACCTGATCGATGCCTACCGTGCACGGGAAAAATCGGGCGAATTCAACCAAGCCGATGCGCAATCCCGGGCGACCGATGCGATCCGCGCCCTGCGCGATGGCCGCAATTTCATGTTCGTTCGCCGCATGTCGGACAGCATGGTCCTGGTTCACCTTGATCCGAAACGCGAAGGCACGTTCGATCCGGGCAGCAAGCAACCCGACGGGCGTACCACCGGGCAAATGTTCATCGATGCAGTCAAACAGACCGGTGGCAAGTTCACCTACGTGAACGTCATGAGCGGTAACAGCGCAACCGGAGCAATGGTGCCGCAGCTTGTGGGCATTCAGCAGGTTCCTGAATGGAACTGGTTGTTGGGCACCAGCCTGAACACCCAGGATGTGGAAACCGAGTTCTGGCGATATGCGTTCGGGTTCGGCATTGGCGGCCTGATCGCGTTGCTGGTGATCGGTGGCATTGCGTTTTCGATGGCACGCAGCATCAGCCGTCAGTTGGGGGGCGAGCCAGCGTATGCGGTCATGGTGGTGCGCGAAATCGCAAACGGCGACCTGAGCCGCGTACCGCGCGCCAAGGTGCGCCCGGACAGCCTGCTGGGGTCGATGGTGCAGATGCAGGCCAACCTGCGCCAGATGATCGCCACCATCAAACAAGGGTCGGTGTCATTGTCTGCCGCCAGCAGCCAGCTGAGCGCGCAGATGACGCAGATCAACCATGCATCGGTGCAGTCGTCCGAAGCGACGGCATCGACGGCGGCAGCGATCGAGCAGATGGCTGTGAGCGTCGACCAGATTTCGAACAATGCCCGCGAAACCCGCGAAAGCGCGGTGTCGTCGGCAACTGCGGCCACGGAAGGCGAACACCTGATCAACGACGTGTCGCAGGAAATCGAAGGCGTTGCCAACCAGATCGCCAGCTCGTCGACCCTGATCGGTCAGTTGGCCAAACGCACGCACGATATCGGCAGCATTGCCAACGTCATCAAGGAAATCGCGGGCCAGACCAACCTGCTGGCGCTCAATGCATCGATCGAGGCGGCGCGTGCCGGTGAACATGGCCGCGGTTTTGCGGTGGTGGCCGATGAAGTGCGCAATCTGGCCGAACGCACGACCAAGGCCACGGCCGAAATCGACACCATGCTGGATCGTATCCAGCAAGACACCGGTTCCGTGGTGCAGAGCATGGAAGACATCACCCCGCAGGTGGGTCGCAGTGTGAGCAAGGCCGGTGCTGCCGCCGATGCGCTGAAGCGGATCAATACCGCGTCGAGCGAGGCACTGGAACACATTCACGACGTGGCCAACGCGACGTCTGAACAAAGCCTGGCCAGCGCCAACATTGCGGCCAACGTGGAACGCATCGCCGTCATGGTGGAAGAGTCAGTGGCTGCCACGCGTGCAGCCAACGACAATGTGATCGCGCTGGACTCGCTGGCGACCGATCTGCAAAACGCCGTGTCGCGGTTCAAGCTGCCTTGA
- a CDS encoding ABC transporter ATP-binding protein: MTHAIEARPQEDVIQIEDLRTAFGSHVVHEKLNLNVKRGEILSLVGGSGSGKTTLLRQMIALDRPVSGVVKVFGQPVHGGSPGRRRALRRRWGVMFQAGALFSALSVYDNVALPLRELRTLPEDLIHDAAMTRLALVGLDARDAAKRPSDLSGGMVKRVALARALALDPELLFLDEPTAGLDPDRSDAFVELLKDLHRQLGFTVIMVTHDLDTLFALSDRVAVLAERRVIVCAPVAQVLTVDHPFIQGFFLGERGQRAQAELAPSRSA; encoded by the coding sequence ATGACCCATGCCATTGAAGCGCGTCCCCAGGAAGACGTCATCCAGATCGAAGACCTGCGGACGGCGTTCGGCTCGCACGTGGTGCATGAAAAGCTGAACCTGAACGTCAAACGCGGGGAAATCCTGTCGCTGGTCGGCGGCTCCGGCTCGGGCAAAACCACCTTGCTGCGTCAGATGATCGCGCTGGATCGCCCGGTCTCGGGTGTCGTCAAAGTATTCGGCCAGCCAGTGCATGGCGGTTCGCCCGGCCGGCGTCGTGCCTTGCGCCGCCGTTGGGGCGTCATGTTCCAGGCCGGCGCGCTGTTTTCCGCGTTGAGCGTCTATGACAACGTCGCCTTGCCGCTGCGCGAACTGCGCACGCTGCCCGAAGACCTGATCCACGACGCCGCCATGACCCGCCTGGCCCTGGTCGGGTTGGATGCGCGCGACGCCGCCAAACGGCCGTCCGACCTGTCGGGCGGCATGGTCAAACGGGTGGCGCTGGCGCGCGCCCTGGCGCTCGACCCCGAATTGCTGTTTCTCGACGAGCCCACTGCCGGGCTTGATCCCGATCGTTCCGATGCCTTTGTCGAGCTGCTGAAAGACCTGCATCGACAACTGGGCTTCACCGTCATCATGGTCACTCACGACCTCGACACCTTGTTCGCCCTGTCCGACCGCGTGGCGGTCCTGGCCGAGCGTCGGGTGATCGTGTGCGCCCCGGTTGCGCAGGTGCTGACGGTCGATCATCCTTTCATCCAGGGGTTCTTCCTCGGCGAGCGCGGGCAACGCGCTCAGGCCGAGCTGGCCCCGTCCCGGAGTGCGTAG